A window of Clostridioides sp. ES-S-0010-02 genomic DNA:
TAAATTAGCAAAAGAATCAGGAATAGATGGAGTTGTTTGCTCAGCTCAAGAAGTAGATAAGATAGTAGAGGCATGTGGAACTGATTTTATAACAGTTTGCCCAGGGATAAGACCTAAGTCAGCAGAAGTTGGAGACCAAAAAAGAGTTGTTACTCCATCAGATGCAATAAAAAGAGGAGCTCATTATTTAGTTGTTGGAAGACCTATAACAAAAGCAGAAAGTCCAAGAGAATCAGCTATTAATATTGTAAAAGAAATAGAAAATGCTTAGATAAAACATTTGGGAGGTAGCTTATATGAAGGGGAAATTAATTTTAGAAGATGGAACAGTATTTGAAGGAAAAGCATTTGGATATTTAAAGGAAGCTGTTGGTGAAGTTGTGTTTAATACTTCAATGGCAGGATATGGTGAACTACTGACAGATGCAACTTATTATGGACAAATAGTGACAATGACATATCCACTTATAGGGAACTATGGAATAAATTTAGAAGATGTTGAATCAAATAAAGTACAAGTAAAAGGACTTATAGTAAGAGAAAAAAGTGACAACCCAAATAATTTTAGATGTGAAATGGATATAGACACATATCTAAAGCAAAACAAAGTAATTGGACTTGAAGGAATAGATACAAGAGCATTGACTAAGATTATTAGAAATAATGGAACAAAAAAAGGTATTATAACTTTAGAAAATGTATCATTACAAGAAATTCAGTCTAAATTAACAGAGTGTTGTAATAAAGATTCTGTTAAAAGTGTTACAAGAAAAGAAATTGAAAATATTAAAGGGACTGGTGTTAAAGTCGTAGTTGTAGACTTTGGTGTTAAAAATAGTATATTAGACTCACTGAAAGCTTGTAACTGTGACATAATGGTAGTACCAGCAATGACTACTTCAGAAGAAATTTTAAATATAAACCCTGACTTGATATTATTATCTAATGGACCAGGTAATCCAGAAGATATAAATGATATAGTTGAAAATATAAAGAAATTAGTAGGCAAAAAACCACTAGCAGGAATCGGTTTAGGACATCAAATTTTGGCATTAGCATTAGGTGGAAAAACTTCAAAACTTGCATTTGGACATAGAGGAGGAAATCATCCAGTTAAATGTTTAGAAACAGGAAAAGTATTTATAACTTCTCAAAATCACGGATACAATGTTTCAGAAATGCCAGAAGATACAGAGATAACTCATGTAAATTTAAATGACAATACTATAGAAGGAATGAGACATAAGGAATTACCAATATATAGTGTTCAGTACATTCCAGAATACACAACAAAAGAAGATTTAGATTGTATATTTAATAAATTCTTAGCATTAATATAGATTTAGTATTATTTACAGATAGTAAAAACCATTTAGATAAGGAGAAAAATTTATGCCTAAATTAGATAGTATAAAGAAAACTTTAGTATTAGGGTCAGGACCAATAATAATAGGTCAAGCGGCAGAATTTGACTATTCAGGAACTCAAGCATGTCAATCTTTAAAAGAAGAAGGAATTGAAGTTGTATTAATAAATAGTAATCCAGCTACAATAATGACTGATAAAGAAGTGGCAGATAAAATATATATAGAACCATTAACAATAGAATTTATAGAAAAAATAATAGAAAAAGAAAGACCAGATAGCTTACTTGCAGGTATGGGTGGACAAACAGGATTAAACTTAGCAGTTGAGCTTTATGAAAAAGGCATACTAGATAAATATGGAGTAAAAATAATAGGTACTTCAGTAGAATCTATTAAAAAAGGTGAAGACAGAGATATATTTAGAGATGTAATGAAAGAAATAAATCAACCTGTAATAGTTAGTGATATAGTTACAGATTTACAAGCAGGTCTTGATTATGCACTTACAATAGGGTATCCAGTAGTTGTAAGACCAGCATATACATTAGGTGGAACTGGTGGAGGTATCGCTGATACTGAGGAAGAATTAAGAGAGATACTTTCACATGGATTGCAATTAAGCCCAGTTGGACAAGTATTAATTGAAAAAAGTATAAAAGGTTGGAAAGAAATAGAATATGAAGTAATAAGAGATTCAAAAGGAAACTGTATAGTTGTATGTAACATGGAAAATATAGACCCAGTTGGAGTTCATACAGGAGATAGTATAGTTGTTGCTCCAACACAAACTCTAAGCAATAAAGAATGTGCGATGCTTAAAAAAGCATCTTTAGATATATTAAATGCAGTAGAAGTTCAAGGTGGATGCAATGTTCAGTTTGCATTAAACCCACATAGTTTTGAATATGCAGTTATAGAGATAAATCCAAGAGTTAGTAGATCATCAGCATTAGCATCAAAAGCTACAGGATATCCAATAGCAAAAGTTTCATCAAAAATAGCTTTAGGATATACTTTGGATGAAATAGAAAATGCAGTAACTAAAAAAACTTATGCTTGTTTTGAGCCAACTATAGACTATGTAGTTGCTAAGATACCAAAATGGCCATTTGATAAATTTAAAAAGGCAAATAGAAAATTAGGAACTAAGATGATGGCAACTGGTGAAATAATGAGTATAGGAAGTAACTTTGAAGCTGCTATTCTTAAGGGAATAAGATCACTAGAAACAGGAAAATATTCATTAGTTCATGCTCCATCAGAAGAGAGAAGTATTGAAGCGTTGAAGAAAAGAGTTGTAGTACCTGATGATGAAAGATTGTTTGATTTAGCTGAAATGATAAGAAGAGGCTATAAAGTAGAAATGATAGAACAAATCACAGGAATAGACAAATGGTTTATAAATAAATTTAAATGGATAGTTGAGCAAGAAGAAAAATTAAAAGTTATGAAGATTGAAGACTTAACT
This region includes:
- the carA gene encoding glutamine-hydrolyzing carbamoyl-phosphate synthase small subunit — translated: MKGKLILEDGTVFEGKAFGYLKEAVGEVVFNTSMAGYGELLTDATYYGQIVTMTYPLIGNYGINLEDVESNKVQVKGLIVREKSDNPNNFRCEMDIDTYLKQNKVIGLEGIDTRALTKIIRNNGTKKGIITLENVSLQEIQSKLTECCNKDSVKSVTRKEIENIKGTGVKVVVVDFGVKNSILDSLKACNCDIMVVPAMTTSEEILNINPDLILLSNGPGNPEDINDIVENIKKLVGKKPLAGIGLGHQILALALGGKTSKLAFGHRGGNHPVKCLETGKVFITSQNHGYNVSEMPEDTEITHVNLNDNTIEGMRHKELPIYSVQYIPEYTTKEDLDCIFNKFLALI